The Apodemus sylvaticus chromosome 17, mApoSyl1.1, whole genome shotgun sequence genome contains a region encoding:
- the LOC127667902 gene encoding olfactory receptor 2B11-like: MAVTNESHPKEFILMGFADHPWLELPLFVTLLITYPMALMGNIAIILVSTLDPRLHSPMYFFLTNLSFLDMCYTTSIVPQILFNLGSSIKTISYIGCVVQLYVFHIMGGTECLLLAIMSFDRYVAICRPLHYTLIMNQRVCILSVSIMWLTGVIFGFSEATLTLQLPLCGTNKLDHLLCEIPVLIKTACGEKEFNELALSVVCIFILIVPLCLILASYVNIGCAVLRIKSSEGRRKAFGTCSSHLIVVSLFYGPGISMYLQPSSSITRDQPKFMALFYAVITPTLNPFIYTLRNKDVKGALKKLLRSIFTSK; this comes from the coding sequence ATGGCTGTAACCAATGAAAGCCACCCAAAAGAATTCATCCTAATGGGCTTTGCTGACCATCCTTGGCTGGAACTCCCTCTCTTTGTTACTCTTCTCATAACATACCCCATGGCTTTGATGGGGAACATCGCCATCATTCTAGTGTCCACCTTAGACCCTCGTCTCCATAGCCCCATGTATTTTTTCCTCACAAATCTCTCCTTTCTGGACATGTGCTACACCACAAGCATTGTGCCTCAGATACTGTTTAACCTGGGAAGCTCCATAAAAACCATTAGTTACATTGGATGTGTTGTTCAACTTTATGTCTTTCACATAATGGGAGGCACAGAATGTCTGCTTTTGGCTATTATGTCCTTTGATCGATATGTGGCTATCTGCAGACCTCTCCACTACACCCTCATCATGAATCAGCGAGTGTGCATTTTGTCAGTATCTATCATGTGGTTGACTGGAGTCATCTTTGGTTTTTCCGAAGCTACACTTACATTACAATTACCATTATGTGGCACAAATAAATTGGATCATTTATTGTGTGAAATCCCAGTCCTTATAAAAACTGCCTGTGGTGAAAAGGAATTTAATGAGCTAGCACTTTCTGTGGTATGCATTTTTATACTGATTGTTCCTCTGTGCTTAATTCTTGCTTCTTATGTTAATATTGGATGTGCAGTACTCAGAATTAAATCttctgaaggaaggagaaaagcctTTGGGACATGTTCTTCTCATCTCATtgtagtttctttattttatggacCAGGCATTAGCATGTATCTTCAGCCTTCTTCATCCATCACAAGGGACCAACCCAAGTTCATGGCTCTCTTTTATGCAGTGATAACTCCTACACTGAATCCCTTCATCTATACCCTAAGAAACAAGGATGTAAAGGGTGCCTTAAAAAAGCTACTGAGAAGCATTTTTACTTCAAAGTGA